One stretch of Ptiloglossa arizonensis isolate GNS036 chromosome 7, iyPtiAriz1_principal, whole genome shotgun sequence DNA includes these proteins:
- the LOC143149240 gene encoding uncharacterized protein LOC143149240 isoform X1, with translation MNYSGNMPDWHQFNASQTNEVTPTTQNVNSGHLTFIPGVSPPTLNALSLSSEGLNKHHTESNFNSRNFQSYNNVSSGPNLSNNSPLASMVQMQNCIGHYGSPNTRNPMLDNLNASVDPRNTTIGTINDEIGYRNNQVPFNRPIGHLSGPSCNLNASTGPAPGSGTRTNSGPGPGTNLVNGSGPGPIFGPGPRHGPLPGSGSGPGSGPGNMGPRNTNIGSVPPGKSGPSSFMSCKGLCCNSDPNINYQQWEKFGSYQNNTSYRDNVHPSGYQIENRHFGNNCNFRKDNLEGKETMGSVLSNATAVDHRRNFADYKYHKDQLTHRNYSTSSGMFHNYPMQNYNYSTEHQKYPYPVKEHPKTNNMNMSNSGMLKHQEQNFIAQQKFNNKQFQYQNGSMLPKGVPTLNVNGNMTSSQNPYFSSQYTRNIPTEISHECQETTDNATVINRMPGTYMHNSSAQQQAYQHKIAMQKFSMENHLRELSRVPGYQSHPKYKECILRYREILKLQQLTGYQNPVQQTSRVATPVNTAVPPINLQFDQNGILINSNFLADGFSKLQHPPSTEQSSENMEKQKKDLAVAITNEKCQQAQQSGQLMIPSQSEHVPSSCAENFQKQSQFSIHKDFNQNQLKVQTSERHRFDTLNTTNADNKTMQQKASKQFANKPDLDVRQFLANWDETDDEEGPTSNLQDTVLSETTPVVVVSYENVDLSSKIPQNIEASRRNSFDSSETTIDNKKEADENMITTQDCLTISYSPSESTEIAKTTKRTIEEGVVKPGSIIHCISNGPDEIPTIHIVDNLEISNILGASNDQVIQTLEKQKTFFRETTNIETKAIALKNTEQQEKNETCALSTNYNTSLGNVNKNTNIQDSRISETIQTDTASINNQELRVLSGTGKSNLDVTDNLDLKKQNSFASEESHNPDDISLPDLPTSECTPISTTLNTPIHSDSEESSQNIEDLSISTNPIEVMQNSPVISFTQSPVKMEPYGQLSSGDKLKNRSLNTLELEFQKENHYKNSDTTSSHEQEITLSNFDFSESNSKTKSAEIVKDKQVKCLGTNLVRKKVFLIDGNENDRRVSDTRAALTSIAYKLEVQQEAVESEKNSECESPNSEQEGKHKGTRRSTDSMKSVIQSSDSTADVDNIVHTAISTASNANLTSLTESGDETQASKHEKELSRRQKIKNLNMSINTINPTLSKVDLNTRKKIKESVGWEDKCVDRNADKLITTKKRDVEHVTQSKHSDIKRFTGDDSKSSRGEEHSVCHMTSQYKNYSVTVIKDNVILSHQKSHGTTEKNINVYCEKSPEFQLRETNTKELSEEVELKKHISSKLIPTLPENVHSQNSKKSELQHKNLETIDGNVRFTTDEIRLLNEYRREKDKLQQDKNIEEKLQKVDDNTIYHKNDKMECSQVKQNNELLTVHKVSLKQNVSSLVNLSPENVETPEKVDINKHMYSKNFVKNVNSDFGIQVANVNFKIKDSELGKEMVLRDNSQEHVKDSLDGIKIEINFSRTERNSKEQKQNKRLYENFRAADDQNTYEIEDSFSYPVVACSNNVLDCQHRLHSKEQETVNNLNIFDREANNTESNAATSVADTNVSTTLKNSGKNSLKANEDALISIISKGSCNLTSESQGFNKLLHNNVQCKDTSKSEIIEGTNYSLDTDMNKSKCAIPNTAIVDANNILIKAKNIFEEEDSSMHAKDDHIAKIQKENSSLVETSSQIAIEALKKTEEKEIASVSHVKNVKKLPELNLVKLSAKSLNSLSTLNFSFDKLDYKKCSGVNFDHLHACVNEVGELDETYMGKWKKPKINPIFEDCDMFQSTSGYINPIFSSIDKLEDLHTVPVYTTKDGKISYSPNRRFTHHELMLETRKRDGCPSTRKSHYTDTWNSYYNSKFRKLYKKKRHHNFSDKKKHEFKNMKCLYERKKNYSDDFCGRNHVKYKNYIHSIKNNNAVVSKIYSSSDSDEEIIDHNKYRITETSNHKKNHNIQNKATIITLNSHKSESVTDDLDLENKDKESTTSDVHSCKGKDKHLEETHSHACNSDKDNKIYQTTDNNLSNIFFPEAHTSVILHSNYGNTDENIKPDLNESPLIKSNDFTSESLQLSKDKISNNKCTSPSPSVIGNSNVFGNHGEAINTTDKLSDSRFLEEVTLLNENEQIASSYSVEGKENDKIHVSKNAVHIKEQKKENNLEILDNQTSFLETKDIFENINHAETNEILETNQIRKFNQVNFTETNEFLELHPDVDNIIQQKSEASLEPEELKNTPIEMIEILVSKKDISKTNDEKFVNSAKNISDCEQESNRIIKKVLTLNEESTNKNTKENIKLLKYENNDSLRNSSEVTVDTCVNQEEFESQIVQKDITPDQQNSEYISVEVLENDKKVNMNSDQIDIGMVEKYDELIFANLSKNTIHIENDSIIEDSIVFHGDEAAMEVLPNIKETSIDYSVLSPDNLIKHLHVNAPNNLQSEHESNLSQDSSVESKIPLSSMYCTIKDSSAKSTHCSKNLTVENEQEEKQCQLSSLESYSSGHSSKNNVDIKVIPKLVIKKTDTLSSKSECSFDYTESENLTNRYDAKLLTDVRQKIPKMIIMKSRSRSITPTVEILDRPKSERIQNLFSEPNDTSMDMDNSDSELYTLKCTNFASKVPKVKIKLEDISSKDLKLYLKRKAIKQNVSKMKIKKSKTHESKTLTMKFETEGSSETEVTDSDDDNKTIQESVANDTEKIPKLKLRMQEEDKSLSPERTRGKDTCISKIPFKRTRRTREEDARHSVKYDKSKTNENEIRRKYPQCMTGKIPKVIIKRTQIGTEFKCEISKSKKTLAIETSKWQPKVKLQRLQVLDHMVMDLKQSKTILKDKTMINAMSNTPLHIEDDINNKDSRHDNKVKLCRSNSASSLSPVKCKQRRLSDPDYMKVDTKLVTDFININSDDNKHKLLNINEVSNLKVVDSENKNLKRKSKKRLFSQSKKMSHSLNNESENETERPIKSKNTTENSFKNLLTNKDNDLVVEKKEYSSLGTKESTSCIEDKLLGSGIVRSRNFDDTENSIIKVDSSDESQTTIELLPASPDSSENESKNREFESTNRLYIKDAVPTQLELELELIDKNNIQRSDILVPKINELNSVNIEKCDHPSYSRRYINEESTKAYFSDLQYSSQNTFDQNKMQSLEKKSNDYFYCNDLLVKEVLAAKETLKKCLTRSVNENTEQRISRPKTVAEKKQGLSFNFKDLEKSYCKSETVQCSNNNENMKIYSKSKSTENEYKSIHRLNIVKVEEKHSKEDKLSYVEKRLKSNDLQDRVLYATECSTASTCGYTCVPKATTISLKATKQYGRITTVEESSNKAADSFYLSNKQSSVHAIEKFHEEISEKKTTSSIQNQRDNESTSETKIKEDNMPLLVPEFALNFDSSSDRDSSRSPPVITNQEEVENSAEDAKDMKSKVITPIEKVEEDEEHSYKDCEMTIADIITQLAYHEKATKKHRRYCNLCERWFPTTSRHRRHLAGYQHRYMELTQRKSIHTLFILFTGKPCPRLLPANVIRKDCSIGELTPLQIAVQDIAKYVEHTQQDCKPRE, from the exons ATGAACTACAGTGGGAATATGCCAGATTGGCACCAATTTAATGCCTCGCAGACGAATGAAGTTACACCTACTACTCAAAATGTGAACTCTGGTCATTTGACATTCATTCCTGGTGTTAGTCCACCAACATTGAATGCACTTAGTCTAAGCTCTGAGGGTCTCAATAAGCATCATACTGAATCTAAtttcaattcgagaaatttccaaTCATATAACAATGTTTCGAGTGGTCCAAATCTTTCTAACAACAGCCCTCTTGCATCCATGGTGCAAATGCAAAACTGCATTGGCCATTATGGTTCTCCAAATACAAGAAATCCTATGTTAGATAACTTAAACGCTTCTGTGGATCCTAGAAATACTACGATTGGAACTATAAATGATGAAATAGGATATAGAAACAATCAGGTGCCTTTTAACAGACCTATTGGTCACTTAAGTGGGCCAAGTTGCAATCTAAATGCATCAACTGGGCCTGCACCTGGGTCTGGAACCAGAACTAATTCAGGACCAGGACCTGGAACTAATCTTGTAAATGGAAGTGGTCCTGGGCCTATATTTGGTCCTGGTCCTAGACACGGCCCTTTACCTGGATCAGGATCTGGACCAGGCTCAGGACCTGGAAACATGGGACCAAGGAATACTAATATTGGTTCAGTACCCCCAGGGAAATCTGGACCTTCCTCCTTTATGTCTTGCAAAGGACTGTGCTGTAATTCTGATCCTAACATTAATTATCAACAATGGGAAAAATTTGGATCCTATCAAAATAATACATCATATAGAGATAATGTACATCCATCTGGCTACCAAATAGAAAACAGACACTTTgggaataattgtaattttaggaAAGATAATCTTGAAGGTAAAGAAACAATGGGATCTGTATTGTCAAATGCGACTGCTGTAGATCATagaagaaactttgctgattacAAATATCATAAAGATCAATTAACACATAGAAACTATTCAACATCTTCAGGGATGTTTCATAATTATCCTAtgcaaaattataattattctacTGAACATCAAAAGTACCCTTATCCTGTCAAAGAACATCCCAAGACTAATAATATGAATATGTCAAATTCAGGAATGCTGAAGCAtcaagaacaaaattttattgctcaacaaaaatttaataataaacaatttcAATATCAAAATGGGAGTATGCTACCTAAAGGAGTGCCTACTTTAAATGTTAATGGAAACATGACGTCTTCTCAGAATCCTTACTTTAGTTCACAATATACAAGAAACATTCCGACAGAAATCTCTCATGAATGTCAAGAAACTACTGACAATGCTACAGTAATAAATAGAATGCCAGGTACTTATATGCACAATTCTTCTGCTCAGCAACAAGCATACCAACATAAAATTGCaatgcaaaaattttcaatggaaaatCATCTTCGGGAATTGAGTAGAGTACCTGGATATCAATCACATCCAAAATACAAAGAATGCATTCTGAGGTAcagagaaatattgaaattacagCAATTAACTGGTTACCAAAACCCTGTTCAACAAACTTCACGTGTTGCAACACCAGTTAATACTGCAGTACCACCGATTAACTTACAATTTGATCAAAATGGTATATTAATAAACTCAAATTTTCTTGCAGATGGTTTCTCTAAATTGCAACATCCACCATCTACAGAACAATCATCAGAAAatatggagaaacaaaaaaaggatCTAGCTGTTGCTATAACTAATGAAAAGTGTCAGCAAGCACAGCAGTCAGGACAGTTAATGATTCCTTCACAAAGTGAACATGTTCCTTCCTCATGTGCAGAGAACTTTCAAAAGCAAAGTCAGTTTTCAATACATAAGGACTTCAATCAAAATcaattgaaagtacaaacaagtGAGAGGCATAGATTTGATACCCTAAATACCACCAATGCTGATAACAAAACGATGCAGCAAAAAGCTTCTAAACAATTTGCTAATAAACCAGACCTTGATGTTCGACAATTTTTGGCTAATTGGGACGAGACTGACGACGAAGAGGGACCGACGTCAAATTTGCAAGATACCGTTTTAAGTGAAACCACTCCAGTTGTAGTCGTAAGCTATGAGAACGTAGATCTTTCATCGAAAATTCCACAAAATATAGAGGCGTCCAGAAGAAACAGTTTTGATTCGAGCGAAACGACGATAGACAATAAGAAAGAGGCTGATGAAAACATGATAACAACTCAAGATTGTTTAACAATATCGTATTCGCCCTCGGAAAGTACTGAAATTGCCAAAACTACTAAACGGACGATAGAAGAAGGTGTGGTAAAACCTGGGAGCATTATACATTGTATAAGCAATGGTCCTGATGAGATACCCACAATACACATAGtagataatttagaaataagtaACATATTAGGAGCATCTAACGACCAGGTTATACAAACTTTAGAAAAGCAAAAAACGTTCTTTAGAGAAACAACTAATATTGAAACAAAAGCAATAGCTCTTAAGAATACTGAACAGCAGGAGAAAAATGAAACCTGTGCATTGTCTACTAACTACAATACATCTCTTGGTAATGTGaacaagaatacaaatattcaGGATTCTAGAATTTCTGAAACAATTCAAACAGATACTGCATCTATAAACAATCAAGAACTAAGAGTTTTATCAGGAACAGGAAAAAGTAATCTGGATGTTACTGACAATCtagatttaaaaaaacaaaacagtTTCGCCAGTGAAGAATCCCATAATCCTGATGATATAAGCTTACCAGATTTACCAACATCTGAGTGTACACCAATCTCCACAACTTTAAACACTCCTATTCATTCTGATAGTGAGGAATCATCGCAAAACATTGAAGACCTATCTATATCTACAAATCCAATAGAGGTAATGCAAAACAGCCCAGTAATTAGTTTCACACAGTCTCCAGTTAAAATGGAACCATATGGGCAATTGAGCAGTGGAGATAAACTTAAGAATAGATCTCTTAATACGCTAGAATTGGAGTTCCAGAAAGAAAATCATTACAAGAACAGTGACACTACTAGTTCTCATGAGCAAGAAATAACTCTTAGTAATTTTGATTTCTCTGAAAGTAACTCTAAAACAAAATCTGCTGAAATTGTTAAAGATAAGCAGGTCAAGTGTCTTGGTACCAATTTGGTTAGGAAGAAAGTTTTCTTAATAGATGGTAATGAAAACGATAGAAGAGTTTCAGATACGCGCGCTGCTTTAACATCCATTGCATATAAACTAGAGGTTCAACAAGAGGCAGTAGAAAGTGAAAAGAATTCAGAATGTGAGTCTCCTAACTCTGAGCAAGAAGGTAAACATAAAGGCACAAGAAGATCAACAGATTCAATGAAATCTGTAATTCAAAGCAGTGACTCTACTGCAGATGTAGATAATATTGTCCATACCGCGATTTCAACTGCTTCTAATGCAAATTTGACAAGTCTTACAGAGTCTGGTGATGAAACCCAAGCATCTAAACATGAAAAAGAGCTATCTAGAAgacagaaaataaaaaatttgaatatgtcTATTAATACCATCAATCCAACGTTATCAAAAGTTGATTTGAatacaaggaaaaaaataaaggaatcCGTAGGTTGGGAAGATAAATGTGTAGATAGAAATGCAGATAAATTAATAACAACTAAGAAAAGGGATGTAGAACATGTAACACAATCAAAACATTCAGACATCAAAAGATTTACTGGCGATGATTCAAAATCATCAAGAGGTGAGGAACATTCTGTGTGCCATATGACTTCtcaatacaaaaattattctgTTACTGTGATAAAAGATAATGTTATTTTAAGTCATCAGAAATCACACGGCACCacagagaaaaatataaatgtttactGCGAGAAATCACCTGAATTTCAATTAAGAGAAACCAATACCAAAGAGCTTTCTGAAGAAGTAGAACTTAAGAAACATATTTCTAGCAAACTTATTCCCACTTTGCCTGAAAATGTCCATTCTCAAAATTCTAAGAAATCCGAATTACAGCACAAGAATCTGGAAACTATAGATGGAAACGTTAGGTTCACCACAGATGAAATACGTCTGTTAAATGAGTatagaagagagaaagataaaTTGCAGCAAGATAAAAATATAGAGGAAAAATTGCAAAAGGTAGATGATAATACAATTTATCATAAGAACGATAAAATGGAATGTTCACAAGTTAAACAAAACAATGAACTATTAACAGTACACAAAGTAAGTCTAAAGCAAAATGTGTCGTCTCTCGTTAATCTAAGTCCTGAGAATGTGGAAACGCCAGAAAAAGTGGATATAAATAAACACATGTATTCAAAGAATTTTGTTAAGAACGTTAACTCCGACTTCGGAATTCAAGTTGCGAATGTAAACTTTAAGATTAAAGATAGTGAGCTTGGGAAAGAGATGGTCTTAAGAGACAATAGTCAGGAGCACGTTAAGGATTCTCTGGATGGCATAAAAATTgagataaatttttcgcgtACAGAACGAAATTCGAAGGAACAGAAGCAAAACAAACGCTTGTATGAAAATTTCAGAGCAGCAGATGATCAGAACACATATGAAATTGAAGATTCATTTTCATATCCTGTTGTTGCTTGTTCTAATAATGTGTTGGACTGTCAGCATCGGCTGCATTCTAAAGAGCAGGAAACAGTGaataatttgaacatttttgacAGGGAAGCAAATAATACTGAAAGCAATGCAGCAACATCAGTTGCAGATACAAATGTGAGTACCACTCTTAAAAACAGTGGAAAAAATTCATTGAAAGCAAATGAAGATGCTTTAATATCTATTATTTCCAAGGGGTCGTGTAATTTGACTTCAGAAAGTCAgggttttaataaattattacacaATAATGTACAGTGTAAGGATACATCAAAATCAGAAATAATTGAAGGTACTAATTATTCTCTTGATACTGATATGAATAAGTCAAAATGTGCAATACCTAATACTGCCATAGTTGAtgcaaataatatattaattaaggcaaaaaatatatttgaggAAGAAGATAGTTCCATGCATGCAAAAGATGATCATATAGctaaaatacaaaaagaaaattctagTTTAGTAGAGACTTCTTCACAAATTGCGATAGAAGCATTAAAGAAAACCGAGGAAAAGGAAATAGCCAGTGTATCCCAtgtcaaaaatgtaaaaaaactacCAGAACTTAATCTTGTAAAGTTAAGTGCGAAATCGTTAAACTCCTTGAGCACTCTAAACTTTAGTTTCGATAAACTAGATTACAAGAAGTGTTCAGGTGTAAATTTTGATCATCTTCATGCATGTGTGAACGAAGTTGGTGAGTTGGATGAAACTTACATGGGAAAGTGGAAGAAGCCAAAGATAAATCCCATTTTTGAAGACTGTGACATGTTCCAAAGTACCAGTGGGTACATAAATCCTATTTTTTCAAGCATAGATAAATTGGAGGATTTGCATACAGTTCCTGTATACACTACCAAAGATGGAAAGATATCTTACAGTCCTAATCGAAGATTTACACATCATGAATTAATGTTAGAGACTCGTAAACGGGATGGATGTCCTTCTACACGAAAGTCTCACTATACTGATACTTGGAATAGTTATTACAATTCAAAGTTTCGTAAGTTATACAAGAAAAAGCGACATCATAATTTTAGCGACAAGAAAAAACATGAGTTTAAGAACATGAAATGTTTATATGAACGTAAAAAGAACTATTCAGATGACTTTTGTGGGAGAAATCATGTTAAATATAAGAACTACATACACAGCATTAAAAATAACAATGCTGTTGTGTCCAAGATATACAGTAGCAGTGATTCTGATGAGGAAATTATAGACCACAATAAGTATCGTATTACTGAAACAAGTAATCACAAAAAGAATCACAATATTCAGAATAAAGCTACTATAATTACTCTTAATTCGCATAAGAGTGAATCAGTTACAGATGACTTAGATCTGGAAAATAAAGACAAGGAAAGTACTACATCTGATGTCCATTCATGCAAAGGTAAAGACAAACATTTGGAAGAGACACACTCTCATGCCTGTAATAGTGACAAGGACAACAAAATCTATCAGACTACAGATAATAATTTGagcaatattttttttccagaAGCACATACTTCAGTCATTTTACATTCAAACTATGGGAATACAGATGAAAATATTAAACCCGATCTAAATGAATCTCCATTAATTAAATCCAATGATTTTACTTCAGAAAGCCTTCAGTTGAGCaaagataaaatttcaaataataaatgtaCTAGTCCAAGTCCTAGTGTAATTGGAAATTCTAATGTCTTTGGCAATCATGGAGAAGCTATAAATACCACAGATAAATTATCAGATTCAAGGTTCCTAGAAGAAGTGACTTTATTGAATGAGAATGAACAAATAGCCAGTTCATATTCTGTTGAAGGgaaagaaaatgataaaatacacgtttcaAAAAATGCTGTGCAtattaaagaacaaaaaaaagaaaataatttagagATATTGGATAACCAAACTTCTTTTTTGGAAACTAAAGATATTTTTGAGAATATAAACCATGCAGAAACTAATGAAATTTTGGAAACTAATCAGATTAGAAAATTTAATCAAGTAAATTTTACTGAAACAAATGAATTCTTGGAACTTCATCCAGATGTCGATAACATAATTCAGCAAAAGTCAGAAGCTTCTTTAGAGccagaagaattaaaaaatacacctatTGAAATGATAGAGATATTAGTCTCTAAAAAGGATATTAGTAAAACAAAtgatgaaaaatttgtaaactcTGCAAAAAACATTTCAGACTGTGAACAAGAAAGTAACcgaattattaaaaaagtaCTAACTTTGAATGAAGAAAGTACAAATAAGAACACAAAAGAAAACATTAAACTTTTGAAATATGAAAACAATGATTCACTGAGAAACAGCTCAGAAGTAACTGTTGATACTTGTGTAAACCAAGAGGAATTTGAATCTCAAATAGTGCAGAAAGATATAACACCTGATCAACAAAATTCAGAATATATATCTGTTGAGGTATTAGAGAATGATAAAAAAGTAAACATGAATTCTGATCAAATTGACattggaatggttgaaaagtatGATGAATTGATTTTTGCAAACCTTTCCAAGAATACAATTCATATTGAAAATGACAGTATCATCGAAGACTCGATTGTATTTCATGGAGACGAAGCGGCGATGGAAGTTCTACCAAATATAAAGGAAACTTCAATAGATTATTCAGTGCTATCACCTGATAATTTAATAAAGCATTTACATGTAAATGCTCCCAATAATCTCCAAAGTGAACATGAAAGTAATCTTAGTCAAGATTCTTCAGTAGAAAGTAAAATTCCTCTTTCAAGTATGTACTGCACTATCAAAGATTCTTCAGCTAAGAGTACTCACTGTAGCAAAAATCTAACTGTAGAAAATGAACAGGAAGAAAAGCAGTGTCAATTATCTTCTCTCGAATCTTATAGTTCAGGTCACTCATCAAAAAACAATGTAGACATAAAAGTAATACCCAAGCTTGTCATAAAGAAAACTGATACATTAAGTTCAAAATCAGAATGTTCATTTGACTATACAGAATCTGAGAATCTTACCAATAGATATGATGCAAAACTATTGACCGATGTACGtcaaaaaataccaaaaatgaTAATCATGAAAAGCAGATCTCGTTCAATAACCCCTACTGTTGAAATTTTGGACAGACCTAAATCTGAAAGAATACAGAATCTTTTTTCAGAGCCCAATGATACCAGCATGGATATGGATAACAGTGATTCTGAACTCTATACATTAAAATGTACTAATTTTGCAAGCAAAGTACCgaaagtgaaaataaaattggagGATATATCTTCCAAGGACTTGAAATTATACTTGAAACGAAAAGCTATTAAACAGAAtgtttcaaaaatgaaaattaaaaaaagtaaaacaCATGAAAGTAAGACTTTGACaatgaaatttgaaacagaAGGTAGTTCAGAAACAGAAGTTACTGACTCTGATGATGACAACAAAACTATACAGGAGTCAGTAGCTAATGACACTGAGAAAATACCaaaattgaagttaagaatgcaaGAAGAAGACAAGTCTTTATCACCAGAAAGAACCAGAGGAAAAGATACGTGCATTTCAAAAATACCTTTTAAGAGAACTAGAAGAACAAGAGAAGAAGATGCAAGGCACTCTGTAAAGTATGATAAATCCAAAACTAATGAGAATGAAATAAGAAGAAAGTATCCACAGTGTATGACTGGAAAAATTCCCAAGGTTATAATAAAAAGAACACAGATCGGCACAGAATTCAAATGTGAAATTAGTAAAAGTAAAAAGACGTTAGCTATTGAAACATCAAAGTGGCAACCAAAAGTTAAGCTACAAAGACTCCAAGTTCTGGACCATATGGTAATGGATTTAAAGCAATCAAAAACCATATTGAAAGATAAAACTATGATAAATGCAATGTCTAATACACCTTTACACATTGAAgatgatattaataataaagattCAAGACACGATAATAAAGTAAAACTATGTAGATCTAATTCAGCATCAAGTTTGTCTCCTGTTAAGTGTAAACAGAGAAGATTGTCTGATCCTGATTACATGAAAGTAGATACAAAATTAGTTACTGAtttcattaatattaattcaGATGACAATAAACATAAATTACTGAATATTAATGAAGTATCAAATCTCAAAGTAGTTGACAGTGAGAACAAAAATTTGAAGAGGAAAAGTAAGAAAAGACTATTTTCTCAGAGTAAAAAAATGAGTCACAGTCTGAATAATGAAAGTGAGAATGAGACAGAAAGACCAATTAAATCCAAAAATACAACAGAGAATTCTTTTAAAAATCTTTtgacgaacaaagacaatgatcTGGTAGTTGAGAAAAAAGAATACTCATCATTGGGGACCAAGGAAAGTACATCTTGCATAGAAGACAAACTTCTAGGATCTGGTATTGTGCGTTCGCGTAATTTTGACGATACCGAGAATTCTATAATTAAAGTTGACTCTTCAGATGAAAGTCAAACCACTATAGAACTTTTACCAGCGTCACCTGATAGTAGTGAAAACGAATCAAAAAACCgtgaatttgaaagtacaaatagGTTATATATAAAAGATGCAGTACCAACTCAATTGGAATTGGAATTAGAActtattgataaaaataacatacaacgttcaGATATACTTGTACCGAAAATTAACGAATTAAATTCTGTGAACATTGAAAAATGTGATCATCCATCATATTCTAGAAGGTATATTAATGAAGAATCAACAAAAGCATATTTTAGTGACCTTCAATATTCTTCACAAAATACTTTCGACCAAAACAAGATGCAAAGTTTAGAAAAGAAATCAAATGACTATTTTTATTGCAATGACTTGTTAGTTAAGGAAGTACTAGCTGCTAAGGAAACACTAAAGAAATGTTTAACTCGATCTGTAAATGAAAATACAGAACAGAGAATATCAAGGCCCAAAACAGTAGCAGAAAAAAAACAAGGTTTAAGTTTCAATTTTAAAGATCttgaaaaatcctattgtaagtCTGAAACTGTGCAGTGTAGCAACAATAACGAAAACATGAAAATATATAGCAAATCTAAAAGCACAGAAAACGAATACAAGTCAATACATAGATTAAACATTGTGAAAGTTGAAGAAAAACATTCCAAAGAAGATAAATTATCCTATGTAGAAAAAAGGTTGAAATCAAATGATTTGCAAGATAGAGTACTTTATGCCACGGAATGTTCTACAGCTTCTACATGTGGATATACTTGTGTACCAAAGGCAACTACAATTTCTTTAAAAGCTACTAAACAATATGGTCGAATTACAACAGTTGAAGAATCTTCAAATAAAGCAGCAGATAGTTTTTACCTATCTAACAAACAAAGTAGTGTACATGCTATAGAAAAGTTTCATGAAGAAAtatctgaaaaaaaaacaactagtAGTATTCAAAATCAGAGAGATAATGAAAGTACaagtgaaacgaaaataaaagaagacaATATGCCATTATTAGTGCCAGAATTTGCTTTAAATTTTGATTCCAGTTCAGATAGAGATAGTTCTAGATCTCCACCTGTTATAACAAACCAAGAAGAAGTTGAAAATTCAGCAGAAGATGCAAAAGATATGAAGAGTAAAGTAATAACTCCAATTGAGAAAGTAGAAGAGGATGAGGAACATTCCTATAAAGACTGTGAGATGACCATTGCTGACATTATAACACAATTAGCTTATCATGAGAAG gcaacaaagaaacatagaaggtACTGTAATTTATGCGAGAGATGGTTCCCTACAACGTCGCGACATCGACGGCATTTAGCTGGATATCAACACCGTTATATGGAATTAACACAGCGTAAAAGTATTCAtactctttttattttattcactgGCAAACCTTGTCCAAGACTTCTGCCAGCAAACGTCATTCGCAAAGATTGTTCCATAGGAGAATTAACGCCTTTACAAATTGCTGTTCAG GATATTGCAAAATATGTAGAACATACACAACAGGATTGTAAACCAAGAGAGTGA